From Geomonas agri, one genomic window encodes:
- a CDS encoding type I polyketide synthase — translation MKTDDLKPAVSSNGTQLAIIGIGCLFPQAADKNAYWANIKDGVDAITEVPSTHWPLDAYYDEDQKSPDRTYGRRGGFLSPVDFNPMEFNIPPNVLEAIDTSQLLGLVAAGQALKDAGYGPDRAFDKSNVSVILGVTGTLELVIPLGARLGHPVWRSALKDAGVDEATAKDVVERISDSYVPWQENSFPGLLGNVVAGRISKQYDLGGTNCVVDAACASSFSALHLASMELMSGKSDIVVSGGIDTFNDIFMYMCFSKTPALSPTGNAKPFDVTADGTILGEGLGIVVLKRLADAERDGDKIYAVIRGIGSSSDGKGDAIYAPSSAGQKKALVNAYKNADVTPESIGMLEAHGTGTKVGDAVEVSALREVYGKAENPWCALGSVKSQIGHTKAAAGSAGLIKAALALHHKVIPPTIKVQTPQQTVIGDNSPFYLPAGKRPWFPRPDAPRRAAVSAFGFGGSNFHVVLEEYSPKKQCVDWDGNTQILTFSGADGAALAGKLDSVPADATWGALRDLALASRTSFDAKAPCRLALVVERGKTNLASLVKNARAMLDKNSKSAWQTPDGAYFACGGAPGKLGMLFPGQGSQYTGMLNDLACGFPQVLDAVAAANEGFISADGKLLSDLIYPPSAYDDATRARQEEELRATQAAQPAIGATSLGVLRVLRDFGVDADAVAGHSYGELTALCAAGRLDENALHELSRLRGELMGAGAGDKGSMLAVSAPLEKIAEAVAAEKLDLVIANKNAPTQAVLSGATAEIKRAVTVFKGLGLTCKELPVAAAFHSALVADAAKPFLAALEKIDMPQAKIPVYANTTAAVYPADATAAKAQLAAQLAKPVEFVAEIEAMYAAGVTNFVEVGPGNRLTGLVQATLGNRPHLAFALDASSGKRGGVADLARTVAQLAVLGYDVNLALWDEGHTAAPAPTGKKPALTIPLCGANYVKAKPKKPPVQPKPAMVAAPQAPAAPAAAPAAAPAASVQAAAVAPQAAYQNAVPAAPAYQPQTVAQPAAHATLNESLRLAREGMAVLQKMQEDTALLHRRFLEGQEAAAKTFQTLLEQQQRLILGAPMAPATYAAPTAVAPAAPVAAPQAPAYVAPAVAVAAPVAAPVAAPAVAKAAPSPVVVAPAAPAAPKGADAGHITQTLLTVISEKTGYPIEMLELDMGMDSDLGIDSIKRVEILSTLQERLPGSPVIGPEHLGTLRTLGDIAGHLAAGAVATADAAPAAVSAAAPVAAPQAGVAASQVTETLLAVVSEKTGYPVEMLELEMGMDSDLGIDSIKRVEILSTLQERLPGSPAIGPEHLGTLRTLGDIAGHLAAGAVSVTAAATAAIAVAAPVAGIGAAQVTETLLAVVSEKTGYPVEMLELEMGMDSDLGIDSIKRVEILSTLQERLPGSPAIGPEHLGTLRTLGDIAGHLAAGAVSVASAAPVAAPQAAVVAPAGADVAAVLLEVVSEKTGYPTEMLELTMGMDSDLGIDSIKRVEILSTLQERLPGSPTIGPEHLGTLRTLGDIAGFLGSGSAAAPVAAVAAPAATATPVVSPAAGVDHAAVCQALLDVVSDKTGYPAEMLELTMGMDSDLGIDSIKRVEILSALQERLPACPAIGPEHLGTLRTLGDIANFLAGPAQPAAAAQATPAAPAVAEIAAPVATEAAPAIAAAAPVESPAHPIQRSSMIPVLLGDSDDDAITLANDGEIWVTDDGSAFAAELCGILLEHGCSVRKVNAAQAQQIAPAGKLSGLVICAPVAGTDDLFLENAFRLLKNAAAALGESGRADGAVCVTVSRLDGAFGFGSGKTLKDPLSGALAGLTKTAAFEWPEVSCKAIDLGEFAHPAAAAGAVAIEMLRRGPVEVGLTPEGRFGLQTAVLPDAPAPVDPALEKGDVVVITGGGRGVTAVSALALAKEYHPFLVLLGRSPEPQEEPVWLTGITDEAEIKRAIMQNATGKLHPREIEERYRSVVAGRELRETLTAIAATGAEAIYRSVDIRDQSAMELLLGEVRRAHGPIRGVVHGAGVLADRLIVDKTPEQFEQVYSTKVHGLRALLHATRNDDLKFVALFSSSTGRFGRVGQVDYAVANEVLNKTAQAEARRRTGCRCVSINWGPWDGGMVTPALKKVFAAEGIGVIGLVDGGEFLAREISAADAPVEIVAIAQLPEQVSAAAPAAGKPQSLSEAFSLTLTVPEYPFLRSHVLDGKAVLPMAIIVEWLAHGALHGNPGFRFHGFNDLRICKGVVFEDNTPFTLNVMAGRAEKRESFWLVPVELSSPGVNGKTILHARAEIVLATKHPEGIRSIKEIPSTPYAPHDGVIYNNERLFHGPDLHGIEQVDGCSAKGIAASVKGAPAPAKWIRRPLRSSWLTDPLVLDSAFQMMILWSFERFGAGSLPCFAGRYRQFQESFPREGVQVVIRVTSESQHGASADMEFLDRSSGKLVARLEGYECVIDPSLKQAFQRNKLRTVTVVGAA, via the coding sequence TTGAAAACTGATGATCTGAAACCTGCCGTCTCCAGCAACGGAACTCAGCTTGCCATCATCGGCATCGGTTGCCTCTTTCCGCAAGCAGCGGATAAAAACGCCTATTGGGCCAACATCAAGGACGGGGTCGACGCCATCACGGAAGTCCCCTCGACCCACTGGCCGCTGGACGCCTACTACGACGAGGATCAGAAGAGCCCGGACCGTACCTACGGTCGCCGCGGCGGCTTCCTCTCCCCCGTCGATTTCAACCCGATGGAATTCAACATCCCGCCCAACGTGCTGGAGGCGATCGACACCTCGCAGCTCTTGGGGCTGGTCGCTGCCGGTCAAGCGCTCAAGGATGCCGGTTACGGCCCGGATCGCGCCTTCGACAAGAGCAACGTCTCGGTTATCCTGGGCGTCACCGGTACGCTGGAGCTCGTGATTCCGCTCGGCGCCCGTCTCGGCCACCCGGTGTGGCGCTCCGCGCTCAAGGATGCCGGCGTCGACGAGGCCACCGCCAAGGACGTGGTCGAGCGCATTTCCGACTCCTACGTTCCCTGGCAGGAGAACTCCTTCCCCGGCCTTCTGGGCAACGTGGTCGCGGGCAGGATCAGCAAACAGTACGACCTCGGCGGCACCAACTGCGTTGTTGACGCCGCCTGCGCCAGCTCCTTCAGCGCGCTGCACCTGGCCTCCATGGAACTCATGTCCGGAAAATCGGACATCGTCGTGAGCGGTGGCATCGACACCTTCAACGACATCTTCATGTACATGTGCTTCAGCAAGACCCCCGCCCTCTCCCCCACCGGCAACGCCAAGCCGTTCGACGTCACGGCCGATGGCACCATTCTGGGCGAAGGCCTCGGCATCGTTGTGCTGAAGCGCCTGGCAGACGCGGAGCGCGACGGCGACAAGATCTACGCGGTGATCCGCGGCATCGGTTCTTCCAGTGACGGCAAAGGGGACGCCATCTACGCGCCCAGTTCGGCCGGGCAGAAAAAGGCGCTCGTGAACGCCTACAAAAATGCGGATGTCACCCCGGAATCGATCGGGATGCTCGAAGCGCATGGCACCGGCACCAAGGTTGGCGACGCCGTCGAAGTGAGCGCGCTGCGCGAGGTGTACGGCAAGGCCGAGAACCCGTGGTGCGCCCTCGGATCGGTGAAGTCCCAGATCGGTCACACCAAGGCCGCTGCAGGTTCCGCAGGCCTGATCAAGGCGGCGCTCGCACTGCACCACAAGGTGATCCCGCCGACCATCAAGGTGCAGACACCGCAGCAAACGGTGATTGGAGACAACTCCCCCTTCTACCTCCCTGCCGGCAAACGTCCCTGGTTCCCCCGTCCCGATGCGCCGCGCCGCGCGGCGGTCAGCGCCTTCGGTTTCGGCGGCTCCAACTTCCACGTGGTCCTCGAGGAATACTCGCCCAAGAAACAGTGCGTGGACTGGGACGGCAACACCCAGATCCTGACCTTCTCCGGCGCTGACGGCGCCGCCTTGGCCGGCAAGCTTGATTCCGTTCCCGCTGATGCCACCTGGGGCGCCCTGCGCGACCTGGCGCTTGCTTCCCGCACCTCCTTTGACGCCAAGGCCCCCTGCCGTCTCGCGCTTGTCGTTGAGCGTGGCAAGACCAACCTTGCTTCGCTGGTGAAGAACGCGCGCGCCATGCTGGACAAGAACTCCAAATCCGCCTGGCAGACCCCGGACGGCGCCTACTTCGCCTGCGGCGGTGCGCCCGGCAAACTCGGCATGCTGTTCCCCGGCCAGGGGTCCCAGTACACCGGGATGCTTAACGATCTCGCCTGCGGTTTCCCGCAGGTGCTGGACGCCGTTGCCGCCGCCAACGAAGGATTTATCAGCGCCGACGGTAAGTTGCTTTCCGACCTGATCTACCCCCCCTCCGCCTACGATGACGCGACCCGCGCCAGGCAGGAGGAGGAACTGCGCGCCACCCAAGCCGCCCAGCCCGCCATCGGCGCCACCAGTCTCGGAGTGCTGCGCGTGCTGCGTGACTTCGGCGTGGACGCTGACGCCGTCGCCGGTCACAGCTACGGCGAGCTCACCGCCCTGTGCGCTGCCGGCAGGCTTGATGAGAACGCGCTGCACGAGCTGTCCCGCCTGCGCGGCGAGCTGATGGGCGCCGGCGCTGGTGACAAGGGGAGCATGCTGGCAGTGTCCGCACCCCTGGAGAAAATCGCCGAAGCCGTCGCCGCTGAGAAGCTTGATCTGGTTATCGCCAATAAGAACGCCCCTACCCAGGCCGTCCTTTCCGGAGCTACCGCCGAGATCAAGCGCGCAGTCACTGTCTTCAAGGGGCTCGGCCTCACCTGCAAGGAACTGCCGGTTGCCGCCGCTTTCCATAGCGCGCTGGTCGCCGACGCCGCCAAGCCATTCCTGGCCGCGCTGGAAAAGATCGACATGCCGCAGGCGAAGATCCCGGTCTACGCCAACACTACCGCTGCCGTCTACCCGGCCGACGCGACCGCTGCCAAGGCACAGCTCGCCGCACAGCTCGCCAAGCCGGTCGAGTTTGTCGCCGAGATCGAGGCGATGTACGCCGCCGGGGTTACCAACTTCGTCGAAGTAGGCCCGGGTAACCGCCTGACCGGCCTCGTCCAGGCTACCCTCGGTAATCGTCCTCACCTCGCTTTCGCCCTCGATGCCTCCTCCGGCAAGCGTGGCGGCGTCGCCGACTTGGCCCGCACCGTGGCGCAGCTTGCCGTGCTCGGCTACGACGTCAACCTTGCTCTTTGGGATGAGGGCCATACGGCCGCCCCGGCACCGACCGGCAAGAAGCCTGCGCTGACCATCCCGTTGTGCGGCGCGAACTACGTGAAGGCCAAGCCTAAGAAGCCGCCGGTCCAGCCGAAACCTGCTATGGTGGCGGCGCCGCAGGCTCCCGCCGCTCCCGCTGCAGCTCCTGCTGCAGCTCCTGCTGCTTCGGTCCAGGCCGCAGCCGTGGCACCGCAAGCTGCCTATCAAAATGCCGTACCCGCAGCGCCTGCCTATCAGCCACAGACTGTCGCTCAGCCGGCTGCTCATGCGACTCTCAACGAGTCCCTGCGCCTGGCCCGCGAAGGCATGGCCGTCCTGCAGAAGATGCAGGAGGACACCGCGCTGCTGCACCGCCGCTTCCTCGAAGGACAGGAAGCCGCGGCTAAGACCTTCCAAACACTTCTCGAGCAGCAGCAACGGCTTATCCTGGGCGCACCCATGGCTCCCGCCACCTACGCGGCTCCGACCGCCGTTGCACCGGCCGCACCCGTTGCCGCCCCGCAGGCTCCCGCTTACGTTGCTCCGGCCGTAGCTGTTGCGGCTCCGGTTGCCGCTCCTGTTGCAGCACCGGCGGTTGCCAAAGCGGCTCCGTCGCCTGTCGTGGTCGCGCCCGCAGCGCCTGCTGCTCCGAAAGGCGCTGACGCCGGTCACATCACCCAGACCCTGTTGACCGTCATCTCCGAAAAGACCGGATATCCCATTGAAATGCTTGAGCTGGACATGGGGATGGATTCGGACCTCGGCATCGACTCCATCAAGCGCGTCGAGATTCTCTCCACCTTGCAGGAGCGCCTCCCCGGCTCCCCCGTGATCGGGCCTGAGCACCTGGGCACCCTGCGCACTCTCGGAGACATCGCCGGACACCTCGCCGCCGGTGCCGTTGCAACCGCTGACGCTGCGCCTGCCGCTGTCAGCGCTGCCGCGCCTGTTGCCGCTCCGCAAGCCGGTGTCGCCGCTAGCCAGGTAACAGAAACTCTCCTCGCCGTTGTCAGCGAGAAGACCGGCTACCCGGTGGAAATGCTTGAGCTTGAGATGGGCATGGATTCCGACCTCGGCATCGACTCCATCAAGCGCGTCGAGATCCTGTCCACGCTGCAGGAGCGCCTCCCCGGCTCCCCCGCTATCGGGCCCGAACATCTCGGTACCCTGCGCACTCTGGGCGATATCGCTGGCCATCTTGCTGCAGGTGCGGTCTCTGTAACCGCTGCGGCGACCGCTGCTATTGCCGTTGCCGCCCCCGTCGCTGGTATTGGCGCCGCACAGGTGACCGAGACTTTGCTGGCGGTTGTAAGCGAGAAGACCGGCTACCCGGTTGAAATGCTCGAACTGGAAATGGGCATGGACTCTGACCTCGGCATCGACTCCATCAAACGGGTCGAGATCTTGTCCACGCTGCAGGAACGCCTTCCCGGTTCTCCCGCCATCGGTCCCGAGCACCTAGGCACCTTGCGTACCCTGGGTGACATCGCCGGGCACCTCGCGGCGGGCGCGGTTTCGGTAGCGTCCGCAGCTCCGGTAGCAGCGCCACAAGCTGCGGTCGTGGCTCCTGCCGGCGCAGACGTCGCCGCCGTCCTGCTGGAGGTAGTCAGCGAGAAGACCGGTTATCCCACCGAAATGCTTGAGCTAACCATGGGCATGGACTCCGACCTCGGCATCGACTCGATCAAGCGCGTCGAGATCCTTTCCACGCTGCAGGAGCGCCTACCGGGCTCGCCGACCATCGGCCCGGAACACTTGGGCACCCTGCGCACCTTGGGTGACATTGCCGGCTTCCTCGGCTCCGGTTCTGCCGCTGCCCCGGTTGCGGCCGTAGCAGCCCCGGCTGCAACCGCTACGCCGGTTGTTTCCCCTGCTGCCGGCGTCGATCACGCCGCCGTCTGCCAGGCTCTCCTCGACGTCGTCAGCGACAAGACCGGCTACCCGGCCGAGATGCTGGAACTGACCATGGGCATGGACTCCGATCTCGGCATCGACTCCATCAAGCGGGTCGAGATCCTTTCCGCCCTGCAGGAGCGCCTCCCGGCCTGCCCGGCCATTGGCCCGGAGCACCTGGGAACCCTGCGTACTTTAGGCGATATCGCCAACTTCCTCGCTGGGCCGGCACAGCCTGCTGCTGCAGCTCAGGCCACCCCGGCCGCCCCCGCTGTCGCCGAGATCGCTGCACCTGTCGCTACCGAGGCAGCCCCTGCCATTGCAGCTGCCGCTCCGGTGGAAAGCCCCGCCCACCCTATCCAGCGCAGTTCAATGATCCCGGTGCTGCTCGGCGACAGCGATGACGATGCCATCACCCTCGCCAATGACGGCGAGATCTGGGTTACCGACGACGGTTCCGCATTTGCCGCAGAACTGTGCGGCATCCTGCTTGAACACGGCTGCTCGGTCCGCAAGGTGAACGCGGCACAGGCACAGCAGATCGCTCCGGCTGGGAAGCTCTCCGGCCTGGTCATCTGCGCGCCGGTGGCCGGTACCGATGACCTCTTCCTGGAGAACGCTTTCCGGCTGCTTAAGAACGCCGCTGCGGCCTTGGGCGAGTCCGGGCGCGCCGACGGCGCTGTCTGCGTCACCGTTTCCCGCCTGGACGGGGCCTTCGGCTTCGGTTCCGGCAAGACCTTGAAGGATCCCCTTTCCGGCGCACTGGCCGGTCTCACCAAGACCGCCGCTTTCGAGTGGCCGGAGGTTTCCTGCAAAGCTATCGACCTGGGCGAGTTCGCCCATCCCGCAGCCGCGGCTGGCGCTGTTGCCATCGAGATGCTGCGTCGCGGCCCGGTCGAGGTCGGCTTAACCCCGGAAGGTCGCTTTGGCCTGCAGACCGCCGTTCTTCCTGACGCCCCCGCTCCGGTCGATCCAGCCCTGGAGAAGGGTGACGTTGTGGTCATCACCGGAGGCGGTCGCGGTGTTACCGCCGTTTCGGCGCTGGCACTCGCCAAGGAATACCATCCGTTCCTGGTGCTCCTGGGACGCAGCCCCGAGCCGCAGGAAGAGCCCGTTTGGCTCACCGGCATCACTGATGAGGCCGAAATCAAGCGCGCCATCATGCAGAACGCCACCGGCAAGCTCCATCCTCGTGAAATCGAGGAGCGTTACCGCTCCGTGGTGGCCGGACGCGAACTGCGTGAGACGCTGACCGCCATCGCCGCCACCGGCGCCGAGGCCATCTACCGTTCCGTCGATATCCGTGACCAGAGCGCGATGGAACTCCTGCTCGGTGAGGTGCGTCGCGCCCACGGCCCGATCCGCGGCGTCGTACACGGCGCCGGCGTCCTGGCTGATCGCCTCATCGTGGACAAGACCCCGGAGCAGTTCGAACAGGTCTACAGCACCAAGGTCCATGGTCTGCGCGCCCTGCTGCACGCGACCCGCAACGACGACCTGAAGTTCGTCGCCCTCTTCTCCTCCTCCACCGGCCGTTTCGGTCGCGTGGGCCAGGTGGATTACGCGGTGGCCAACGAGGTGCTCAACAAGACGGCCCAGGCCGAGGCGCGCCGCCGCACCGGCTGCCGCTGCGTCAGCATCAACTGGGGGCCGTGGGACGGTGGCATGGTCACACCGGCGCTGAAAAAGGTGTTCGCTGCTGAAGGGATCGGTGTCATCGGCCTTGTCGATGGTGGCGAGTTCCTGGCCCGCGAAATCTCCGCTGCCGATGCGCCGGTGGAGATCGTCGCCATCGCCCAGCTCCCCGAGCAGGTAAGCGCCGCCGCGCCCGCAGCCGGTAAGCCGCAGAGCCTATCCGAAGCCTTCTCGCTTACCCTCACCGTGCCGGAATACCCCTTCCTGCGCTCCCACGTCCTGGACGGTAAGGCCGTACTCCCGATGGCGATCATCGTCGAGTGGCTCGCCCACGGCGCGCTGCACGGCAACCCCGGTTTCCGCTTCCACGGCTTCAACGACCTGCGCATCTGCAAGGGCGTGGTCTTCGAGGATAACACCCCGTTCACCCTGAACGTAATGGCGGGCCGTGCGGAAAAACGCGAATCGTTCTGGCTGGTTCCGGTTGAACTGAGCAGCCCGGGCGTCAACGGCAAAACCATCCTGCACGCCCGTGCCGAGATCGTGCTGGCGACCAAGCATCCCGAAGGGATCCGTTCCATCAAGGAAATCCCGAGCACCCCGTACGCCCCGCACGACGGCGTGATCTACAACAACGAGCGCCTGTTCCACGGGCCGGACCTGCACGGCATTGAGCAGGTGGACGGCTGCTCCGCCAAGGGGATCGCCGCGTCCGTCAAGGGTGCACCGGCGCCCGCCAAATGGATCAGGCGCCCCTTGAGGAGCTCCTGGCTCACCGACCCGCTAGTCCTCGACAGTGCTTTCCAGATGATGATCCTCTGGAGCTTCGAGCGCTTCGGCGCCGGTTCGCTCCCCTGCTTCGCCGGCCGCTACCGCCAGTTCCAGGAGTCCTTCCCGCGCGAAGGCGTCCAGGTGGTCATCCGCGTCACCTCCGAGAGCCAGCACGGCGCCAGCGCAGACATGGAGTTCCTCGACCGCAGCAGCGGCAAACTGGTGGCGCGCCTCGAAGGATACGAGTGCGTCATCGACCCGTCCCTGAAACAGGCCTTCCAGCGCAACAAGCTTAGGACCGTAACTGTTGTGGGGGCGGCATAG